The following proteins come from a genomic window of Pleuronectes platessa chromosome 2, fPlePla1.1, whole genome shotgun sequence:
- the nisch gene encoding nischarin isoform X2, producing MESGSFPQELPQRQVCVVGSELVENYTVYIIEVMDRDHRWTVKHRYSDFHDLHEKLAAEKKVDRRLLPPKKILGKNSKSLVERRQKELELYLQTLLQQFPQSTPTPLASFLHFHLYEINGITAALAEELFHKGEQLLQAGEVFSLHPLQLYSVTQQLRLAKPTCCNGDAKTDLGHILDFTCRLRYLKISGTSGPVGTSNIQENSLPFDLSVFKSLLQIEISQCSSQQIQGLSSLRSSLVTMSIHHCSETMMSILVPEASEFSQWEPEGAESGCPVTAVIPVWNDLTTLDMSHNSISTIDSSVKLIRQVEFLDLSHNQLTSVENLQHLYNLVHVDLSYNSLRVLEDAHTRLGNIKTLSLAGNQLERLTGLTKLYSLVNLDLSHNQLAQLEEIRNICSLPCLEKLNLSSNPMCIIPDYRTKVLAQFGDRAAEVCLDSNVTTEKELDTVEVLKAIQKAKEVKDRMSSSDKKISEETRLSAAAPPYLSSSYPPSSSSSSSCCSSALAPPAVTSSSSSSSSTSASSCPAQQVACPSQEVTIREEAPVSPSVPPPVDAAPPPESFHTNTHLPSDEPTQVTRQHPAVCLTEHTNCGAPSSITSTTTTTSTTTTTTTAAAAATAGSVCCLCSSSSSRQVEISCATCSATWCPLLPSHLLSLSSNKDFTTHLSQCLSATLKEEKKKRNEQEERKDVTGSQCREVQSQEESTDVGSSSPGSGDGYFEMGLDDSVEELVCSSSMSLTVPSAEEPGSLPGELCAEEQEEMHISRVLWCYCLQVEEEVEQREACLVLTDRLLGILHLSNSFSWTNQDADLEQNPPVKEVLSSLQVDFLLPYSSLLLSSRGELPDCCLALGLRSGPTRWYVFSEAEELRQTRTELTALMQAADSNTDPEPPNSPQLLPRSLLNSWEIEESQGAQGGYPAHLLPTSSSSDSSTDTQSLPLDILSQRDEPSLPSLLFLTHRNLWVLKMDFRELAERERSNADLNPSSSSSSSWCRLVRVPLSSVMLHPRERAPQFGGRTSYTSCLGPNHHQRKSHSVELLLGNQRLLLLFPLSQDRSSFLGELSQQRGSLEGLKLLALAQTCPHQGEHTHGEHQLPAYTLGTTRTMQIERPVLL from the exons ATGGAGTCCGGGTCTTTCCCCCAGGAGCTGCCGCAGAGACAAGTGTGTGTCGTCGGCTCGGAGCTGGTGGAGAACTACACT GTTTACATCATTGAGGTGATGGATAGAGATCACAGATGGACTGTGAAGCACCGTTACAGTGACTTCCACGACCTGCACGAGAAA CTGGCGGCAGAAAAGAAGGTTGACCGACGGCTCCTTCCTCCCAAAAAGATTTTGGGAAAGAACTCAAAGAGTCTGGTGGAGCGGCGtcagaaggagctggagctgtACCTGCAGACGCTGCTGCAGCAGTTCCCACAATCCACGCCCACTCCGCTCGCCTCCTTCCTTCACTTTCACCTTTAt GAAATCAACGGCATCACAGCAGCACTGGCTGAGGAGCTGTTTCATAAAG gtgagcagctgctgcaggctggCGAGGtattttctctccatcctctgcaGCTTTACTCCGTCACTCAGCAGCTGCGTCTGGCCAAACCAACCTGCTGCAATGGAGACGCCAAAACCGACCTGGGACACATCCTCGACTTCACGTGCAGGCTGCGATACCTCAAG ATCTCTGGTACCAGTGGTCCAGTTGGAACCAGTAACATCCAGGAGAACAGTCTCCCCTTCGACCTGTCTGTTTTCAAGTCATTGCTGCAGATTGAG ATCAGTCAGTGCAGCTCGCAGCAGATTCAAGGTTTATCTTCTCTGAGGTCGAGTCTGGTGACCATGAGTATCCACCACTGCTCGGAGACAATGATG TCGATCCTGGTCCCGGAGGCGAGCGAGTTCTCGCAGTGGGAGCCTGAGGGGGCGGAGTCTGGTTGTCCCGTCACTGCTGTTATCCCTGTGTGGAACGACCTGACCACGCTGGACATGAGCCACAACAGCATCAGCACCATCGATAGCTCAGTG AAACTGATTCGACAGGTGGAGTTTCTGGATCTGAGTCATAATCAGCTGACCTCAGTGGAAAATCTCCAG caCCTGTACAACCTGGTCCACGTGGATCTGTCCTATAACAGCCTGCGGGTCCTTGAGGATGCTCACACCCGTCTGGGAAACATAAAGACCCTCAGCCTGGCTGGAAACCAACTGGAGCGGCTCACCGGCCTCACCAAGCTCTACTCTCTGGTCAACCTGGACCTCAGCCACAACCAACTCGCCCAG TTGGAGGAGATTAGGAACATCTGCTCTCTGCCCTGTCTGGAGAAACTGAACCTGTCCAGTAATCCCATGTGCATCATCCCAGACTACAGAACCAAAGTCCTGGCCCAGTTTggagacagagcagcagag GTTTGTCTGGACAGTAACGTGACGACAGAGAAGGAGCTGGACACAGTGGAAGTGTTGAAAGCCATTCAGAAAGCCAAAGAAGTCAAAGACAGGATGAGCAGCAGCGACAAGAAG ATCAGTGAGGAGACCAGgctgtctgctgctgcacctccttacctctcctcctcctatcccccctcctcctcctcctcctcctcctgctgctcctctgctctcgcTCCTCCTgctgtcacctcctcttcctcctcttcctcttccacttcCGCCTCTTCCTGTCCGGCCCAGCAGGTTGCCTGCCCCAGCCAAG AAGTGACGATAAGAGAAGAAGCTCCAGTTTCCCCCAGTGTTCCCCCTCCTGTGGACGCTGCACCTCCCCCCGAAAGCtttcacaccaacacacacctcCCGTCTGATGAACCCACCCAGGTCACT AGACAACACCCggctgtctgtctgactgaacacacaaactgtggcGCTCCGTCAAGTATTACTTCCACTACCACTACTAccagtactactactactactactaccgctgctgctgctgctactgctggtTCTGTCTG ctgcctctgctcctcttcctcctcccgacAAGTTGAAATTAGTTGCGCGACGTGCAGCGCCACCTGGTGTCCTCTGCTTCCTTCTCActtgctctccctctcctccaacaAAGACTTCACTACTCAcctctctcagtgtctcagtgcaaccctgaaagaggagaagaagaagagaaatgagcaggaggagaggaaggatgtGACAGGGTCTCAATGCAGAGAGGTTCAGTCCCAAGAGGAGAGCACAGATGTGGGCAGTTCCAG TCCCGGCTCTGGGGACGGATACTTTGAGATGGGTCTGGATGACTCTGTGGAAGAGTTGGTCTGCTCCTCCTCTATGTCGCTCACTGTTCCTTCTGCAGAGGAGCCCGGCAGCCTCCCGGGGGAGCTGtgtgcagaggagcaggaggagatgcACATCAGTAGGGTTCTGTGGTGCTACTGCCTTcaggtagaggaggaggtggagcagaggGAGGCGTGCCTGGTGCTGACAGACCGACTGTTGGGAATACTGCACCTATCAAATAGTTTCTCGTGGACCAATCAGGACGCAG ACCTAGAGCAGAATCCACCTGTGAAGGAGGTGCTGTCGAGCCTGCAGGTGGACTTCCTCCTGCCGTACTCCTcgctcctcctgtcctcccgaGGCGAGCTCCCTGACTGCTGCCTGGCCTTGGGGCTCCGGTCCGGTCCAACCCGCTGGTACGTTTTCTCCGAGGCTGAGGAGCTCCGGCAGACCAGGACCGAGCTGACGGCGCTGATGCAG GCTGCAGACTCCAACACTGACCCAGAGCCCCCAAattctcctcagctcctcccccGTTCGCTCCTCAACTCCTGGGAGATAGAGGAGAGTCAGGGGGCCCAGGGAGGCTACCCTGCCCACCTCCTTCCCACCTCATCCTCCTCCGACTCTTCCACCGACACGCAATCCCTCCCGTTGGACATCCTGTCCCAGAGAGACGAACCTAGcctcccttctctcctcttcctcacccaccGCAACCTCTGGGTTCTGAAGATGGACTTCAGAGAgttggcagagagagaaaggagcaaCGCTGACCtcaatccctcctcctcctcttcctcctcctggtgcagactaGTCCGTGTGCCCCTCAGCTCAGTGATGCTTCATCCCAGAGAGAGAGCTCCTCAGTTCGGGGGCAGAACCAGCTACACCTCCTGCCTCGGCCCAAACCACCACCAGAG GAAGAGTCACagcgtggagctgctgctggggaatcagaggctgctgctgctcttccctctgtCCCAGGACAGGAGCTCCTTCTTGGGGGAGCTGAGCCAGCAGAGAGGCTCTCTGGAGGGGCTCAAATTGTTGGCCCTGGCACAAACCTGTCCACACCAAGGAGAACATACACATGGTGAACACCAACTACCTGCTTATACACTCGGAACTACCAG AACGATGCAGATCGAGAGACCAGTGCTGTTGTAG
- the nisch gene encoding nischarin isoform X3: MESGSFPQELPQRQVCVVGSELVENYTVYIIEVMDRDHRWTVKHRYSDFHDLHEKLAAEKKVDRRLLPPKKILGKNSKSLVERRQKELELYLQTLLQQFPQSTPTPLASFLHFHLYEINGITAALAEELFHKGEQLLQAGEVFSLHPLQLYSVTQQLRLAKPTCCNGDAKTDLGHILDFTCRLRYLKISGTSGPVGTSNIQENSLPFDLSVFKSLLQIEISQCSSQQIQGLSSLRSSLVTMSIHHCSETMMSILVPEASEFSQWEPEGAESGCPVTAVIPVWNDLTTLDMSHNSISTIDSSVKLIRQVEFLDLSHNQLTSVENLQHLYNLVHVDLSYNSLRVLEDAHTRLGNIKTLSLAGNQLERLTGLTKLYSLVNLDLSHNQLAQLEEIRNICSLPCLEKLNLSSNPMCIIPDYRTKVLAQFGDRAAEVCLDSNVTTEKELDTVEVLKAIQKAKEVKDRMSSSDKKISEETRLSAAAPPYLSSSYPPSSSSSSSCCSSALAPPAVTSSSSSSSSTSASSCPAQQVACPSQGNHK, translated from the exons ATGGAGTCCGGGTCTTTCCCCCAGGAGCTGCCGCAGAGACAAGTGTGTGTCGTCGGCTCGGAGCTGGTGGAGAACTACACT GTTTACATCATTGAGGTGATGGATAGAGATCACAGATGGACTGTGAAGCACCGTTACAGTGACTTCCACGACCTGCACGAGAAA CTGGCGGCAGAAAAGAAGGTTGACCGACGGCTCCTTCCTCCCAAAAAGATTTTGGGAAAGAACTCAAAGAGTCTGGTGGAGCGGCGtcagaaggagctggagctgtACCTGCAGACGCTGCTGCAGCAGTTCCCACAATCCACGCCCACTCCGCTCGCCTCCTTCCTTCACTTTCACCTTTAt GAAATCAACGGCATCACAGCAGCACTGGCTGAGGAGCTGTTTCATAAAG gtgagcagctgctgcaggctggCGAGGtattttctctccatcctctgcaGCTTTACTCCGTCACTCAGCAGCTGCGTCTGGCCAAACCAACCTGCTGCAATGGAGACGCCAAAACCGACCTGGGACACATCCTCGACTTCACGTGCAGGCTGCGATACCTCAAG ATCTCTGGTACCAGTGGTCCAGTTGGAACCAGTAACATCCAGGAGAACAGTCTCCCCTTCGACCTGTCTGTTTTCAAGTCATTGCTGCAGATTGAG ATCAGTCAGTGCAGCTCGCAGCAGATTCAAGGTTTATCTTCTCTGAGGTCGAGTCTGGTGACCATGAGTATCCACCACTGCTCGGAGACAATGATG TCGATCCTGGTCCCGGAGGCGAGCGAGTTCTCGCAGTGGGAGCCTGAGGGGGCGGAGTCTGGTTGTCCCGTCACTGCTGTTATCCCTGTGTGGAACGACCTGACCACGCTGGACATGAGCCACAACAGCATCAGCACCATCGATAGCTCAGTG AAACTGATTCGACAGGTGGAGTTTCTGGATCTGAGTCATAATCAGCTGACCTCAGTGGAAAATCTCCAG caCCTGTACAACCTGGTCCACGTGGATCTGTCCTATAACAGCCTGCGGGTCCTTGAGGATGCTCACACCCGTCTGGGAAACATAAAGACCCTCAGCCTGGCTGGAAACCAACTGGAGCGGCTCACCGGCCTCACCAAGCTCTACTCTCTGGTCAACCTGGACCTCAGCCACAACCAACTCGCCCAG TTGGAGGAGATTAGGAACATCTGCTCTCTGCCCTGTCTGGAGAAACTGAACCTGTCCAGTAATCCCATGTGCATCATCCCAGACTACAGAACCAAAGTCCTGGCCCAGTTTggagacagagcagcagag GTTTGTCTGGACAGTAACGTGACGACAGAGAAGGAGCTGGACACAGTGGAAGTGTTGAAAGCCATTCAGAAAGCCAAAGAAGTCAAAGACAGGATGAGCAGCAGCGACAAGAAG ATCAGTGAGGAGACCAGgctgtctgctgctgcacctccttacctctcctcctcctatcccccctcctcctcctcctcctcctcctgctgctcctctgctctcgcTCCTCCTgctgtcacctcctcttcctcctcttcctcttccacttcCGCCTCTTCCTGTCCGGCCCAGCAGGTTGCCTGCCCCAGCCAAGGTAATCAT AAGTGA
- the wu:fb55g09 gene encoding coiled-coil domain-containing glutamate-rich protein 1 gives MLSEMMCRRSCQQQQQQQQQDAKEAPQRDAASRWKRGWSKSCMGRLQGRRTGGGGWSRGRNHHHPQRHHHHHPRHLQKSVMSLRPVNIKGNRVRGMRAPKNTNQFLMHEKYQMLHLRSDSVGSDSASSSDSDTELTDMDSYLGILENARGALLDSPNPRGSTTTPPGQFLVLHKDSLRLQEEDNLRLQEDSMQYFPSEDDLKQSQNFMQRDFVEFCDILTS, from the coding sequence ATGCTCTCAGAGATGatgtgcaggaggagctgccagcagcagcagcagcagcagcagcaggatgcaAAGGAGGCTCCACAGAGGGACGCTGCCAGCCGCTGGAAGCGTGGCTGGTCCAAGAGCTGCATGGGGCGCCTGCAGGGGCGGAGGACAGGGGGGGGAGGGTGGTCAAGGGGGCGCAATCACCACCACCCTcaacgtcatcatcatcatcatcctcgaCACCTCCAGAAGTCGGTGATGTCGCTCCGGCCCGTCAACATCAAGGGGAACAGAGTGAGGGGGATGCGGGCCCCCAAGAACACCAACCAGTTTCTCATGCACGAGAAATACCAGATGCTGCACCTGCGCTCCGACTCGGTGGGGAGCGACAGCGCCAGCAGCTCCGACAGCGACACGGAGCTGACGGACATGGACTCATACCTGGGCATCCTGGAGAATGCCAGAGGAGCCCTCCTGGACAGTCCCAACCCACGCGGCTCGACGACGACACCACCAGGTCAGTTCCTGGTACTGCACAAAGACAGTCTGCGTCTGCAGGAAGAGGACAATCTGCGTCTGCAGGAGGACAGCATGCAGTATTTCCCCTCAGAGGACGACCTCAAGCAGAGCCAGAACTTCATGCAGAGGGACTTTGTTGAGTTCtgtgacatcctcacatcctga
- the nisch gene encoding nischarin isoform X1 — MESGSFPQELPQRQVCVVGSELVENYTVYIIEVMDRDHRWTVKHRYSDFHDLHEKLAAEKKVDRRLLPPKKILGKNSKSLVERRQKELELYLQTLLQQFPQSTPTPLASFLHFHLYEINGITAALAEELFHKGEQLLQAGEVFSLHPLQLYSVTQQLRLAKPTCCNGDAKTDLGHILDFTCRLRYLKISGTSGPVGTSNIQENSLPFDLSVFKSLLQIEISQCSSQQIQGLSSLRSSLVTMSIHHCSETMMSILVPEASEFSQWEPEGAESGCPVTAVIPVWNDLTTLDMSHNSISTIDSSVKLIRQVEFLDLSHNQLTSVENLQHLYNLVHVDLSYNSLRVLEDAHTRLGNIKTLSLAGNQLERLTGLTKLYSLVNLDLSHNQLAQLEEIRNICSLPCLEKLNLSSNPMCIIPDYRTKVLAQFGDRAAEVCLDSNVTTEKELDTVEVLKAIQKAKEVKDRMSSSDKKISEETRLSAAAPPYLSSSYPPSSSSSSSCCSSALAPPAVTSSSSSSSSTSASSCPAQQVACPSQEVTIREEAPVSPSVPPPVDAAPPPESFHTNTHLPSDEPTQVTRQHPAVCLTEHTNCGAPSSITSTTTTTSTTTTTTTAAAAATAGSVCCLCSSSSSRQVEISCATCSATWCPLLPSHLLSLSSNKDFTTHLSQCLSATLKEEKKKRNEQEERKDVTGSQCREVQSQEESTDVGSSSPGSGDGYFEMGLDDSVEELVCSSSMSLTVPSAEEPGSLPGELCAEEQEEMHISRVLWCYCLQVEEEVEQREACLVLTDRLLGILHLSNSFSWTNQDADLEQNPPVKEVLSSLQVDFLLPYSSLLLSSRGELPDCCLALGLRSGPTRWYVFSEAEELRQTRTELTALMQAADSNTDPEPPNSPQLLPRSLLNSWEIEESQGAQGGYPAHLLPTSSSSDSSTDTQSLPLDILSQRDEPSLPSLLFLTHRNLWVLKMDFRELAERERSNADLNPSSSSSSSWCRLVRVPLSSVMLHPRERAPQFGGRTSYTSCLGPNHHQRKSHSVELLLGNQRLLLLFPLSQDRSSFLGELSQQRGSLEGLKLLALAQTCPHQGEHTHERCRSRDQCCCSRKSHNSSSWDSSHLQLEENQPSPHLITGLSPGLKLLVGLRGQQLLAFFHKYIALSETEEVRQVLWLSVVLYKSPEAELTCCLLLSNDTIYFLLEDSASSLGHHSVLEITDSGDPDVCLCCCLSIRLSELLSVNVGLFDQYFRVVGHSADHIVCCLSRDSYGTGVFLQELMSALSLQQQLPPPEPSDQDFYSQFTNTNTGKMQNYELVHSSRVKFIYPSEEEMGDLTFIVAERKTQGSASPSSSRSFNVLLYLLVFQVQIPSSLPTQGSTLSGASSTSGSALSPVLQPRTLILTSTDVFLLDEDYISHPLPDFAKEPPSRERYQLREARRIRDLDRVLLGYQTYPQALTLVFDDLPGPDLLCHLTMDHFAAGGEEALTRGGGAGGGAEGEVQWCVFVPGADSRERLISLLARQWEALCSRELPVELTG, encoded by the exons ATGGAGTCCGGGTCTTTCCCCCAGGAGCTGCCGCAGAGACAAGTGTGTGTCGTCGGCTCGGAGCTGGTGGAGAACTACACT GTTTACATCATTGAGGTGATGGATAGAGATCACAGATGGACTGTGAAGCACCGTTACAGTGACTTCCACGACCTGCACGAGAAA CTGGCGGCAGAAAAGAAGGTTGACCGACGGCTCCTTCCTCCCAAAAAGATTTTGGGAAAGAACTCAAAGAGTCTGGTGGAGCGGCGtcagaaggagctggagctgtACCTGCAGACGCTGCTGCAGCAGTTCCCACAATCCACGCCCACTCCGCTCGCCTCCTTCCTTCACTTTCACCTTTAt GAAATCAACGGCATCACAGCAGCACTGGCTGAGGAGCTGTTTCATAAAG gtgagcagctgctgcaggctggCGAGGtattttctctccatcctctgcaGCTTTACTCCGTCACTCAGCAGCTGCGTCTGGCCAAACCAACCTGCTGCAATGGAGACGCCAAAACCGACCTGGGACACATCCTCGACTTCACGTGCAGGCTGCGATACCTCAAG ATCTCTGGTACCAGTGGTCCAGTTGGAACCAGTAACATCCAGGAGAACAGTCTCCCCTTCGACCTGTCTGTTTTCAAGTCATTGCTGCAGATTGAG ATCAGTCAGTGCAGCTCGCAGCAGATTCAAGGTTTATCTTCTCTGAGGTCGAGTCTGGTGACCATGAGTATCCACCACTGCTCGGAGACAATGATG TCGATCCTGGTCCCGGAGGCGAGCGAGTTCTCGCAGTGGGAGCCTGAGGGGGCGGAGTCTGGTTGTCCCGTCACTGCTGTTATCCCTGTGTGGAACGACCTGACCACGCTGGACATGAGCCACAACAGCATCAGCACCATCGATAGCTCAGTG AAACTGATTCGACAGGTGGAGTTTCTGGATCTGAGTCATAATCAGCTGACCTCAGTGGAAAATCTCCAG caCCTGTACAACCTGGTCCACGTGGATCTGTCCTATAACAGCCTGCGGGTCCTTGAGGATGCTCACACCCGTCTGGGAAACATAAAGACCCTCAGCCTGGCTGGAAACCAACTGGAGCGGCTCACCGGCCTCACCAAGCTCTACTCTCTGGTCAACCTGGACCTCAGCCACAACCAACTCGCCCAG TTGGAGGAGATTAGGAACATCTGCTCTCTGCCCTGTCTGGAGAAACTGAACCTGTCCAGTAATCCCATGTGCATCATCCCAGACTACAGAACCAAAGTCCTGGCCCAGTTTggagacagagcagcagag GTTTGTCTGGACAGTAACGTGACGACAGAGAAGGAGCTGGACACAGTGGAAGTGTTGAAAGCCATTCAGAAAGCCAAAGAAGTCAAAGACAGGATGAGCAGCAGCGACAAGAAG ATCAGTGAGGAGACCAGgctgtctgctgctgcacctccttacctctcctcctcctatcccccctcctcctcctcctcctcctcctgctgctcctctgctctcgcTCCTCCTgctgtcacctcctcttcctcctcttcctcttccacttcCGCCTCTTCCTGTCCGGCCCAGCAGGTTGCCTGCCCCAGCCAAG AAGTGACGATAAGAGAAGAAGCTCCAGTTTCCCCCAGTGTTCCCCCTCCTGTGGACGCTGCACCTCCCCCCGAAAGCtttcacaccaacacacacctcCCGTCTGATGAACCCACCCAGGTCACT AGACAACACCCggctgtctgtctgactgaacacacaaactgtggcGCTCCGTCAAGTATTACTTCCACTACCACTACTAccagtactactactactactactaccgctgctgctgctgctactgctggtTCTGTCTG ctgcctctgctcctcttcctcctcccgacAAGTTGAAATTAGTTGCGCGACGTGCAGCGCCACCTGGTGTCCTCTGCTTCCTTCTCActtgctctccctctcctccaacaAAGACTTCACTACTCAcctctctcagtgtctcagtgcaaccctgaaagaggagaagaagaagagaaatgagcaggaggagaggaaggatgtGACAGGGTCTCAATGCAGAGAGGTTCAGTCCCAAGAGGAGAGCACAGATGTGGGCAGTTCCAG TCCCGGCTCTGGGGACGGATACTTTGAGATGGGTCTGGATGACTCTGTGGAAGAGTTGGTCTGCTCCTCCTCTATGTCGCTCACTGTTCCTTCTGCAGAGGAGCCCGGCAGCCTCCCGGGGGAGCTGtgtgcagaggagcaggaggagatgcACATCAGTAGGGTTCTGTGGTGCTACTGCCTTcaggtagaggaggaggtggagcagaggGAGGCGTGCCTGGTGCTGACAGACCGACTGTTGGGAATACTGCACCTATCAAATAGTTTCTCGTGGACCAATCAGGACGCAG ACCTAGAGCAGAATCCACCTGTGAAGGAGGTGCTGTCGAGCCTGCAGGTGGACTTCCTCCTGCCGTACTCCTcgctcctcctgtcctcccgaGGCGAGCTCCCTGACTGCTGCCTGGCCTTGGGGCTCCGGTCCGGTCCAACCCGCTGGTACGTTTTCTCCGAGGCTGAGGAGCTCCGGCAGACCAGGACCGAGCTGACGGCGCTGATGCAG GCTGCAGACTCCAACACTGACCCAGAGCCCCCAAattctcctcagctcctcccccGTTCGCTCCTCAACTCCTGGGAGATAGAGGAGAGTCAGGGGGCCCAGGGAGGCTACCCTGCCCACCTCCTTCCCACCTCATCCTCCTCCGACTCTTCCACCGACACGCAATCCCTCCCGTTGGACATCCTGTCCCAGAGAGACGAACCTAGcctcccttctctcctcttcctcacccaccGCAACCTCTGGGTTCTGAAGATGGACTTCAGAGAgttggcagagagagaaaggagcaaCGCTGACCtcaatccctcctcctcctcttcctcctcctggtgcagactaGTCCGTGTGCCCCTCAGCTCAGTGATGCTTCATCCCAGAGAGAGAGCTCCTCAGTTCGGGGGCAGAACCAGCTACACCTCCTGCCTCGGCCCAAACCACCACCAGAG GAAGAGTCACagcgtggagctgctgctggggaatcagaggctgctgctgctcttccctctgtCCCAGGACAGGAGCTCCTTCTTGGGGGAGCTGAGCCAGCAGAGAGGCTCTCTGGAGGGGCTCAAATTGTTGGCCCTGGCACAAACCTGTCCACACCAAGGAGAACATACACATG AACGATGCAGATCGAGAGACCAGTGCTGTTGTAGCAGGAAATCACACAACTCCAGCAG cTGGGActcctctcatctccagctGGAGGAGAACCAGCCGTCCCCTCACCTCATCACAGGTCTCTCCCCAGGACTAAAGCTCCTGGTTGGCCTCAGAGGACAGCAGCTGCTGGCCTTCTTCCACAAATATATAGCACtg TCTGAGACGGAGGAGGTGAGACAGGTCTTGTGGCTGTCTGTGGTTCTCTACAAGTCTCCAGAGGCTGAGCTCACTTGCTGTCTGCTGCTCTCCAATGacacaatctacttcctgttggaAGACTCCGCCTCCAGCCTCGGTCATCActcag tgttggAGATAACAGACTCTGGAGATCCAGATGTATGTCTGTGCTGCTGTCTGTCCATCAGACTTTCTGAGCTGCTGTCTGTCAATGTGGGACTTTTCGACCAGTACTTCAGGGTTGTAG GTCATTCAGCCGATCACATCGTGTGCTGTCTCAGCAGAGACAGTTATGGGACGGGCGTCTTTCTTCAGGAGCTGATGTCAGCTCtcagtctgcagcagcagcttcctcctccagagCCATCGGATCAGGACTTCTACTCCCAgttcaccaacacaaacacag gtaaGATGCAGAACTATGAGCTGGTCCACAGCAGCCGGGTGAAGTTCATTTACCccagtgaggaggagatgggagACCTGACCTTCATTGTGGCAGAGAGGAAGACTCAGGGCAGTGCATCGCCTTCATCATCACGCTCCTTTAATGTCCTGCTCTATCTTCTGGTTTTCCAG GTCCAGATTCCCAGCAGTCTTCCCACCCAAGGCTCCACCCTTTCAGgggcctcctccacctcaggCTCAGCCCTGTCTCCCGTTCTCCAGCCCAGGACCCTGATCCTGACCAGCACCGACGTGTTCCTACTGGACGAGGACTACATCAGCCATCCTCTGCCTGACTTCGCAAAAGAACCTCCCTCCAG